The region AAATTCCCGACGGAGATCGTCAAAGATCAagtgccgcgcgcgcgtgcacggtATTTGAAAATACTGCATTACCGTGCGTTACTTTCCCCATCCCGATAAGATTCGTTGCACCGAGGGCGACGGATCTGGTTTACGAGAAAGCTCGTCGCGTCGTTGTCGTGCCCACGATTATTGAAACGTGCCGCCGGACTGGGCGAACTACGCTATACGCAGCATAAGGGAAGGgaaacgcgccgcgcgcggctTCACGCGCACAGGGTCCTTAAATTAAATCGCGCTCTCCTCTCCTCCGTTGTTTTGCGATCGGAAAAAGGATTCTGGATGGTCGCCGGGTGTAGTTGAGAGCGTTCCGGTGTCGCTCGCAATCGGGGGCATAAAGTGTCCGCGTATAAAGCGGAGTCCCGGATAGGCGTCGAGATGACCCAGGTGCGTCGCAgaaacgcgccgcgccgggactCTGGTATACCCCATTGCCGCCACAATGTTGTTCGAAACATTCGTCtaccttctttttctctccccctttccttctcctcctcccgCCCGTATATCGCTGGATATGCATTTccttttatttcaaatgcTGATTTACAATGGTTTAATGAGCGTCAGAAGGCCGATTCAGACTTCACACTCGCACGTTGAGATTCgctattcatatatataattataaaagtagaaaagGCGATAGaaatttcttcctttttttaagaTTCTGGCACGGATCAAGTAGAATTTAAGAATATCTCGATCAGCATTACCGCTTTAAATCTATGTGCAAAGTGATCTTACGATATAGTTGTATAAACAAATGTTacacaaaaagagaaaaaaataaatagacatatgttatatttatcgttTTGTCAACATTAGAGACATCATTGCGCGTTCGCGCcacgatcttttttttaaagaaagtgTTGCGATTCGACGACAATACGGCAGCAACGTCGATTCATTTTTAGaatcttgcaaaaatatgacaaattttgtaagaaataCCGCTAAAATGTTTCTGCGATCTTTCTGCTTTTCTGTAAACGTTAACTTGAAAATTCCTCCTACCCTGGTCGAGATCTACTCTATCGCTCATGAAagaatgtatgtattttattgGCGGAaaaatacctatatatacTTACTGATGCGAGAGACGCTACCGCGTCTTTTGATACATTTGATAAAAGTGAAAGTtatgtgcaaataaaataacccAGTAAACAAACTGCCCGCAGTATATGACAATAGATTGGCAGCAGATTTGTTCAGATACCGCAAATAGATCCGGTATCATCTGTGTCCGCATTTAACCCTTTCGCTGCGAACgccatatatatgtatatacatttatatacagtATAGAAAATTGCCTGTTATTTGCAAACACAGTATCTACGgcattgaatataaattaacagtTACGAAACCCGTTCGGTAAACAATGTGTGAGTAAATATAATGCCcggataaataatataattgttgtaaTGATGGATGTGTGACTATCGCACAGTATACAGCAATCGTTGTTCCAATGTGCATATGGTGTACCGCAATTCCGCAGTGAAAAGATTAAACTTGTGTTTTGCCGGCAGAACACACAGATATAATATGACTATAGATTCTTGGCAGAAACCGAGCAGAATCTGTCATTTCatgaatatttacataaaatacatcATTGAAATGGTTACAAAAGggcaaattttattcaattttattcctACAGTCAATTCGCCAGATTGTGCCGTAAACAAGATTACATCTATGTAAATTGTTCACGTATTATTTACGTTATGTTTATGCGAACCTTTTTCATACAGACAATATAagcaatgtaaaatattataaattaactgattgattaatttttttaaactgtatttttacaaacaatcctaaaaaattttttaaaatagtttcaaACTAGATTAAATTAGATGCATTTcagttaaaaattgaattattaattaactgtACAGataacataaaagaaatataatactaaaaatgctaaaaattgTGCGCAAACTAAATAATGGTAACtgaaaataaaactgaaaacaAAGCATAAATTCCCGATATTACTTCCCAAATTATAAATGTTCGATGATCCACGGATTACTCATTatgcatacatatgtatgtagaaatatgtagattatgggagctttccagcaagcgacacaagtcgacgcAAACGTCGTTCTACCTTTCTTTTTTAGCAATAAGTAACGGTACAAAGACAAAACGACACTTGTGTCGCTCACTGGAAAGCTCCAAGTATCTACGCGTAAACGCCTAATCCTGCAATCCGCcattatacattttgttaACAGACTCTGTCATATTTCTGCTGGCATTCTGTCGACAAAATTTGCGGCAGACAGCAGACGCTGTCCAAATCTGTCCTCGATAGATTCCGGCTATCCGGAGAAGAGAGCGCACGAAGAGACATATCGCTGCTATTTAGGCCGGAGATGAATAAAGATCGATTAATAATTACGATATCGGCTTACGCGAACAGACGATTTGCATCCTCCGGGCTCCGGGTGCCGACGAGCGTGGACGAGCGCCGGGCGCCGGGTCAAATCGGCGGAGAGAAGACGACGAAGGGGTGTAGCGAGTAACGGGCCCAGGAGTCTCGTTCCTCTCGAACCGAAGCGCCGGTTATCGTTGGAATGTTAAAAGGCCCCGACTCCTCGTCAACTCGGATTTATTCGAATTAAAAGCCTCGCAGGGCCGCACGCGACGACGCGAAAAACCAACTCCGGCGGCTCCGGACTCCGGCCCGTCGCACTTTTGCCGCGAAAAATGTGTAACGCCACGCCGTCGCCATCTGCATTCGGTGACGCAAACGAATTCGACGCGTATCGATAAAATCGCGTACTTTCCTCTCGTGTATCGATGTATCGAGCGTAGGAAACAAGCGCGAGATCGATATTGGttgcattccgatatttactgtcaacaactgtcagtactgaaaatctatggtatacgtgacataaaatatagaaaaatatagattcttagtactgacagtgaatatcggaatgcggCCATTATCTCTGTTCGCCGTTTCTAGTTCTCCATTCGGATCACAGATCTCGCGACGCTGCAGCGTTATTTGGAATCTTGGACGAGCGTGATCACGTTGAACGGAGGCTGCGGAAGGATTATTGACAGTTATCGACGTTAGAGAGATCCAGAGCCGGTGATTCGCTGCTCGATTTGTTCGTCAATCTCGTTTGACTCGGGTGAAATGAACGAGGCTAATGAATTGCCACCGGGGACAGCGTCGCTGCTCGAAGAACTCGAGAGTGCGTATCGTGTTCCGATTATTCGTGCGATCGTGAAGGCCCGTGAAGACCCACGTGCTGGcgcttaattattattacaattattacaatatttagcACTTTCGTTATTACCGTCATTTGGTCCTAGCTTCCCTTGAGCtgcacaaattaataattattttttttaaataaaataaaacttgtcaAATTACAGTCATAATAGGTCTAAAATTTGGAGGAGTTTCTGTTCTTgtcaaatgtttattaatatgttgAATCACGTGACACTTATTTCTTGTCTCTAGAGAAACTTATGGTTTTATTGAGGGATGGCAGAACGTTAATCGGCTATCTTAAAAGTGTCGATCAATTTGCTAATATAGTGCTTCAGAGTACCATTGAAAGAATTCACGTCGGTCAGGAGTATGGTGATATCCCGAGAGGTATTTTCATAGTAAGAGGGGAGAACGTTGTGCTTTTAGGAGAAATAGTAAGCGTTTCACGAATGGAaagatatttgttatatataattctgctGGTAAACACTAATGATCCCTATGTGGGActtaattaacaaatacacCCACGTTGCAGGATATAGAGAAGGAAAAGGTGTTGCCGTTGAAAAAGGTGACGGTGGATGAGATTTTGGACGCTCAGAGGCGCGAACAGGAGTCGAAGCAGGAGCAGAAAAAGCGAGTGAACAAGGCTCTGAAGGAGCGAGGTTTTGCATATATACCGGATTTAAATCACGATGATATGTACTGatgtacaaatgtatattattcctttttgtatgaattttatctaatcaatttatattaattaaatgattgcTCGTTCATACACACGAGAAGATTCATTATTTCCTGACCACATTCGTAATGTTAAAGTCACATGATATCTTTAACAAtctgttcttatatttaagaatacaAAAAGTGATATATTATTCTCTAGATTTTGATTTGCACGACTTTGTATACAACATATAACATAGATTGATCTTGAATAATCcttaaaatatctcatttttttgtatataattataattaaatgtattacgCGAGTTGTTTCTCACGTAATACTGTTGTTAACAATTTtacttgtaaatattttaaacctTGCATTGCATAGTACACTTATTTAaggtgtataaaaataataattacacttAACATCAAAGCATATAGTTATGTATTGTGCAATTTGATGATTACAGAAcgaattagaaaaatactttGTTGCATTTCATAGCAATACATAGCTTTTACAAACGTCTTTTATCAAGATTGTCATGAAAGGGAAATGAAAGTCTTCTAAATATCTTGCATCATCGTGCATCATATGCACAAAGTTAGTAACGATTTAATTTCCACATAAATGGAATAAATAATCCAGTTACTGTTGGATAATCAATTTTCGTTCGAgacaaaattatatgaattttatagaatGTTTCACGCAAAACGGGAGTGAagatggaaaaaataatataaggcAAAATTAAGTGATTTTGGATGCttcacattttttactttcatgCATTTTTGTGCGTGGGTTAGAAAGTGCAAttgcgttttttatttttaaataaaactacatATTTTTGAGTACACTAATCGATGCAGTTTTTCCTCCTCTGCAAAAAGCTATTATAAAGTAATGCTTAAAAATTACCCCGAACAtctaatagatatttttctaatcagtcggttaaaataatttctaaagcAACAATCTTCaagtataactttataatagtTATTCGTAAAGAGAAGGAAAACCTGCATTAATTAGTACTTGAAAATATAGGATTTCATTTAAAGAAAACGCAACTACGCCTTGTAATAgcatttatctataaaaatgcACGAAAGTAACATAGTAATGTGAAGCATctaaaatcatttaattttgtcttgtattttttctatctccAAAATCCGTTTTACAGCACTGCCCAGTTGCGTAAGACA is a window of Temnothorax longispinosus isolate EJ_2023e chromosome 1, Tlon_JGU_v1, whole genome shotgun sequence DNA encoding:
- the Lsm1 gene encoding U6 snRNA-associated Sm-like protein LSm1, which encodes MNEANELPPGTASLLEELEKKLMVLLRDGRTLIGYLKSVDQFANIVLQSTIERIHVGQEYGDIPRGIFIVRGENVVLLGEIDIEKEKVLPLKKVTVDEILDAQRREQESKQEQKKRVNKALKERGFAYIPDLNHDDMY